The DNA segment GTACTCCAGTATGGCGGAGCGTTCCTCTTCGGTGAGCGGCTCCATCCGCCTGTGCTTCATCTGCCGCTCCATCACCTCGAGCATGTGCTCCCACTGGGCGGCGGTGTGGCGCTTGGGGTGGGCAATGGCGTGACAGGAACCGCACTTCGACCTGTAGAGGGCCGCGTCGGAGGAGCTGGGCTCCGGCAGGGGCGTGGGCCTTGCGACACAGCCGGCCAGGGCCGCGGCGGCGGCGATGGTGAAAAGCGTCTTCTTGAACATTTATGTCTTCCTCCTTGGATAACTTTGTCGGGACGGCGGGGACCTCAGAAGCCGAGTCTTGCCGCTCCCTGACGCTCCCCGCCCATGTAGCGGATGCTCGACGGCGTGGGGAGCTCCAGGTACCAGGTGAACATGACCCTGTAGTCCTCCTCCATCTGCGGGCCGTTGAGGTCCTGGTAGACGGGCACGCCGAAGTCGATCTCCACTATCTGGAGCGGGAAGGGCTGCCACTGGAGGCCGGCCGTCACCGACACCTTGTTGCCGCCGTAGTTGTCCGGGTCGTAGAGCGGCGTGGCGTAAGGCGAAGTCGGGTCTCCCTGGGTGGCGCGGCCGGACGCTCCGCTTGCAACGCTGTCCATCTCGCCGCGTATCCCGCCCCACGAGCGGCCGCCGAGCTGGAGCTGGGCCACGAGGTCGTAGCGC comes from the Deltaproteobacteria bacterium genome and includes:
- a CDS encoding cytochrome C; amino-acid sequence: MFKKTLFTIAAAAALAGCVARPTPLPEPSSSDAALYRSKCGSCHAIAHPKRHTAAQWEHMLEVMERQMKHRRMEPLTEEERSAILEYLKRNSK